One segment of Panicum virgatum strain AP13 chromosome 1K, P.virgatum_v5, whole genome shotgun sequence DNA contains the following:
- the LOC120654348 gene encoding F-box protein At1g67340-like, whose product MEAVRQQEKAEGKRPRVEAAQPDDGSQLGDLDVLPQDLVLSILAAVSSSADKPADLFSGMLVCKKLGELVMTPQVLKVASAACVSVRAGRWCPAADSFLRRCGDAGNADANFLLGMIEFYCLGRLRQGWLRIKAAVSSGHAEATFAAAVIRFNAAGCPAVDDRGLRAAAGLFLRAATGGHIGALRDLGFCVSNGLGVPADPAAGRHLTVWANVQELRARHPEGPARDAALAHVGSGPGCLNTNFGCFAAAPRRLEWAHPANRFLGEWFAARPQAPPPARLRLLCSLPTCGRPETRQFEFRRCTACAVARYCSRACQALHWRMGHRAECVPVHQWLLAAMANQAAAHVNGALAAAAAPGDVAGFPI is encoded by the exons ATGGAGGCTGTGCGTCAGCAGGAGAAGGCAGAGGGGAAGAGGCCTagggtggaggcggcgcagcCGGACGACGGCAGCCAGCTGGGAGACTTGGACGTGCTGCCGCAGGACCTGGTGCtctccatcctcgccgccgtgtCGTCGTCGGCGGACAAGCCGGCCGACCTCTTCTCCGGCATGCTTGT GTGCAAGAAGCTCGGCGAACTGGTGATGACGCCCCAGGTGCTCAAGGTGGCGTCCGCGGCGTGCGTGTCCGTGCGCGCCGGCCGGTGGTGCCCCGCCGCGGACAGCTTCCTCCGCCGCTGCGGCGACGCCGGCAATGCTGACGCCAACTTTCTGCTCGGCATG ATCGAATTCTACTGCCTCGGGCGGCTGCGGCAAGGGTGGTTGCGCATCAAGGCGGCCGTGAGTTCCGGCCACGCGGAGGCGACCTTCGCTGCGGCTGTCATCCGCTTCAACGCCGCCGGCTGCCCCGCCGTCGACGACCGAGGCCTCCGCGCCGCTGCAGGCCTGTTCCTGCGCGCCGCGACCGGCGGCCACATCGGCGCGCTCCGCGACCTCGGCTTCTGCGTGAGCAACGGCCTCGGCGTGCCCGcagaccccgccgccggccgccacctcaccGTGTGGGCCAACGTGCAGGAGCTGCGCGCCAGGCACCCCGAGGGGCCCGCCCGGGACGCCGCCCTCGCCCACGTCGGCAGCGGCCCCGGCTGCCTGAACACCAACTTCGGGtgcttcgccgccgcgccgcgccgcctcgagTGGGCGCACCCGGCCAACAGGTTCCTGGGCGAGTGGTTCGCCGCGCggccgcaggcgccgccgccggcgcgcctgaGACTGCTGTGCTCGCTGCCCACCTGCGGGCGGCCCGAGACGCGGCAGTTCGAGTTCCGGCGCTGCACCGCGTGCGCCGTGGCGCGCTACTGCTCCCGCGCGTGCCAGGCGCTGCACTGGAGGATGGGGCACCGGGCGGAGTGCGTCCCCGTGCACCAATGGCTGCTGGCCGCCATGGCCAACCAGGCCGCCGCCCACGTCAACGGcgcgcttgctgctgctgccgctcctGGCGACGTCGCCGGCTTTCCTATCTAG